A genomic segment from Tuwongella immobilis encodes:
- a CDS encoding SDR family oxidoreductase, giving the protein MKRSWTGRRTILTGASSGIGRAIAVQIAGNGAKVALASRSADRLREVAREIESRGGTCMVVPTDITQPDQRAALFERVQREWGGLDLLINNAGIGAWGHFATSSESILRQVMEVNFYAPIEMIRLAIPLLERGQQAAIANVTSMCARRGMPAWPEYSASKFGLMGLSESLRGEMSRFDIDVLTMVPGLTQTDLQEHLIRKDGRYPIDASKGMPVAKVAETIVRSIEKNQRETVIGGDARWMLFINRFFPRLLDRLIAKRITKLYAQEASAPATTTDRANR; this is encoded by the coding sequence ATGAAACGCAGTTGGACGGGACGACGCACAATTCTGACCGGGGCATCCAGCGGCATCGGCCGAGCGATTGCTGTGCAGATTGCCGGGAACGGGGCCAAGGTCGCATTGGCGTCACGGTCGGCAGATCGTCTGCGAGAAGTCGCCCGCGAAATCGAAAGTCGCGGCGGCACCTGCATGGTCGTCCCCACCGATATCACCCAACCCGATCAGCGTGCGGCACTGTTCGAGCGCGTGCAGCGCGAATGGGGCGGGCTGGATCTGCTCATCAACAATGCGGGCATCGGCGCGTGGGGGCACTTTGCCACCTCCAGCGAGTCGATCCTGCGGCAGGTCATGGAAGTGAATTTTTACGCGCCCATTGAGATGATTCGCCTGGCGATTCCGCTTTTGGAGCGGGGCCAACAGGCCGCGATTGCGAATGTGACATCGATGTGCGCTCGCCGAGGAATGCCCGCGTGGCCGGAATACTCCGCCAGCAAATTCGGCCTGATGGGGCTGAGCGAATCACTGCGTGGCGAAATGTCACGGTTTGATATTGATGTGCTGACGATGGTACCCGGATTAACCCAAACCGATTTGCAAGAGCATCTGATTCGCAAAGATGGCCGCTATCCCATTGATGCCAGCAAGGGAATGCCGGTGGCGAAAGTTGCCGAGACAATCGTGCGATCGATCGAGAAAAATCAGCGCGAGACGGTCATTGGCGGCGATGCCCGGTGGATGTTGTTCATCAATCGATTTTTCCCGCGTTTGCTCGATCGTCTGATCGCCAAGCGGATTACCAAACTGTATGCCCAAGAAGCCAGCGCCCCAGCAACGACGACGGATCGGGCCAACCGCTAA